The nucleotide sequence AAGCTCGGTGTCCTCCTCATCTTTCCTGATCTCGTAATGGACTGAGATAATTCTGGATCAACTTTTCCAAGGATTTCAAGTGTCCTAGACATCGTTTCAGGAGATTCCTTGGATTTCCTTTGAGGCACCTTGTCAGGCgttttgaaaacatttctttTCTCTGGGCTGCTATTCTTGCCAGGTGTaagcagtcttggtgagcatctTTTTGGAAACACCAGAGACTCTGGCACATTGATTGGCTTTTCTACCCGGCATTTCCGCGGAGATGGAGACCATGTCACACTCTTCTTTGGCGTTCTACCATTTGGGCTCCTCAACCAAACGCCATTAGGAGAAACACAATCCAAGAGGTTTTTCATTGGGGTCTTGAGTATCCCCTTGAGTGGACTTTTCTTGGGGGTGTCTACCACTAGACTCTTCGCAGCAGGTGACCGAAAAGGGCTCCCTCGCAGGGTCATCCCATTCTCTCCAACTGTCCGGGTTGGAGTTCTTGGGGACTGAGGGGTTCTGCACCCAACTGAAGATCCTACTGGATCGGATCTTAACTTCTGTGgagttttattttgattctgcaaaataaaatgtatcacattaaTGCTAAATAGATGACAGGATTTATACACTCAATACTCCTTTAACATTTCATAGGATTTTAATTAACTGTAAACTGAAAGGGATATTACCTCAAAAATTCCAGACCTAAGTGACAACTCTTTGCTGCTTTGATCTGAGAATGATGCTGTAGTTTGCCGTAGGCAACTAGGGGACTGGGTAGCACCAAAAAGAAGCCGAACCGGCGACCTAACAGAACTAACATTGAATCCTCCTGCAAAATGAATACAAGGCCACTTTGAGAATGCACAAGCATACACCTTCACAGTATGTTCCAAAACTAAACATTTTATGTCCAGAAACTTGATGACCTATTTTTTTCTGTGTTACTGAAACACTTTACCCTCAGAGTAGCAGAGTTGAGAGGAGGAGATGGCACGGTCGAGGTTTCGGGAACGTGGCTGTGAGCTTGAATAGAATACACTGGAATGTCTTCTGGTAAGGCTTTTAAATCTTGGGCTCCTCCTCAAGTCTAAGAACCAAATATTTATTAGAGTACTTTCTATTAGTAAGTGGTCTTCCTATGTTTGACATTGTGGCAAAATCTTAAACACTAACCAGCAGTTGGTTTGATAGGAGACTCTTCAATAATGCACACATTAGATTCTCCAGATCTTCTGTGACAAAGAGAGCAAGAGaagagaaaaaacaaaatatttaatttcaaactGGATCCTTTACTATCATTAAGCACCACTGAACAAATATAACAACTTAAAAATCAGAACATATGACTCACCTGCCAGTCCTTTGCCGTTGAAGAAAACGATTGGACACCTGTTTATGCAATGGTGTTTCAGATACTTTCTTTGTGAGAAGAATACGTCGTTCTGAAATTAGTTTAACGTTTTAAGGTTCAAGTTCACACACTACATTAAACAATTTCTCACtatcaaaaagaaaaattacCATCATCATCCATATGTGAACGCTTGCGTTTCTTAAGTCCCTCTACTGCCGACACAGACTGGCTCCGTGGCATTTTGGACTTCTTTGAGGGCGATATGGCTACTTGGTTGAAAAGATTTCTCCTTACCTTTGTTACCTCTTTGAACAGAAGAAAAAGGTGCAACAACAGATCACAactttttaaaacaacatgaagatTAAAATGGAATGGGCCAATTACCTTGAACTGCTTGCTTTGGAGGTGGTTCGTCCACAGCAGGTTGTTCTACCGGGACACAGAGTTTCGGCTTTGCCTGTATTCCAAATTAGGCAAGTTAGTATTTTAGTTTGTGACAAGATGGAAAGTAAtagaataaaaacaatgaaatctCACCAGCCGTGTGGACTTTCTTGGCATTTCTATCTGTCGAAGTGCCTGAGGAGCCTCAGTCATGCTTTTGTGGCGTGTGAGCATGTTCTGTCTGCTAAAAGAGAAGAGAGTTTATTTGACCACAAAGCACTTGATATAACCACACGTTCTTTTCTATGACAATCACCTCCTCTTTTTAGCAGAGCGATTGCGGAGTTCCTCCAGATGATCCCCGACACTGGATACATTGCTCTGTGTGGCAGAAAAAGGTGAAGGTCTCGCAGACACACTGTCCTTAGCCATAGACTCATCACTGAAGAAGTCAGAGGGCAGGACAGCAACAAGCGCTTCGGGCAACTGAGTTCCTAAACTGTGGTAGACATCTGCCAGGACTTTAGGGATGCTGTTCAGGAACCTGGGAGATACCATATCAGAGATCACATCTTATTGCGTTTGGTTACAAATTGCATTTTCATGAATATTCCTGTGTTGCTGATAACTTACACCGGCAGAACTTCATCCTGCATGAACTTGGATAAGTAAACAGCATCTTTACTCCGGGAGATAATCCGGAGCATATCAGCCACCTTGAAAgaggtttataaaaaaaagaagttacaaaCATCATATTTAACAACCACAAACCATAGAAAATTTCTGTATACaattacttctaaattattaGTTATGACATCATAAGTTTTTAAAGGTTGATCGTTTCCTTACATCCTCAACTCTTTCTTCCACAACCTCCACATCTTCTTCTTGTTCTGGTTGTTTGCACAATTCAAGTCTGAGAACTGCTTGCAGCTGGCATCTGTATAAAGAATAATGATTTTTAAGTCCATTACCATATAATTACCTTTATAAAGATGTTCCAAGCTTACTGTCAATTCATCTGGACACTGATTTAATTTGGTCTGAATACTTACTCCCTGATTTTACTCTCTTCATCTGAAGAATTTCCGTAAAGCTGACGAATAGCCTGACAGGATTTCAACAGATGGTTCTGCACAGAGTCCAAGAATGAAGCCTGGTGTGAAATGGattaaatgtacaattaaaataaaatagtaaaaaaaaaaaaaaagttgcacatCAGTTTTCCTAAATCATTACATGACTTTGGTCTTCACTAAACTATTATGATACAATAAACCACCATATCAACAATACACATATCATAAAAAGCATATATATTAACATTGCAAACACAGAATTAACTAATTAGACTAAGATCTTTTAGAAGGGCAAACagagttatatttttatatttataattataaacatgTACATGGAGACCATGGTTTGCAGTTACCTGCAACCGGACAACACAGCTGTATGATTTTAATGTACATGTTCCTCTGGCTCACCTCCACATCAGTGTTAGTTTTGATGAATGCCTTAACAACTGAAAGCATATCCTGGACTTGAGAGGGAACAGACACGGATCTGTTCTCCACAGCTTTCTGATAAGTGAGCCCCAGGTGGGAAAGCAGATCTTCCTCACTGTTGAAATCTGTTTTGAGTCAATGAACATCATTAACAATATTTACAATAAAGTTAAAAACAGTTCTGTTTTACTTCATGCAGATCTTAAACCTTGGACATTATCacttaaggcttttttttttaaaataaatgactcaATACTCACGCAAGAGGCCAGGCTTGGTCCGATCCCCAGAGCATCTCTTGCCCCCTTTTTCAGCTCCTTTGGCAGATCCAGCAGAGCTGCTATCACCCTGAGTTTTTTGTGCTTTCACATTTAAGCGAGCAAAATTCAGCATCTGTAGAGAGCGACTCATAGTCTTCATCTTCTGCCTTACTGGTGTGCATTGTGTACCTCCTGAAAAAGTGCAAATTAGgccaaaaaacattaataaacatgttCATGATATAGGCAAACAAAACCACTGCAAGTATTTTATACCACTGCAAGTCCATATTTATAAAGCATCAATCACTTCATCGAGTCTGATTTTGTACTCACGTTTTTTGGACCTCAGGTTGCCACTGGATCCAGTTGTGCTGCTCTGATAGAGCTCTGAGAGACTGCTAGTGATCTCCTGCTGAGTATCGGAATACTCCTCTTCCCTCTCCTCTGGAGCTGCATGCAGGAGCCTGTACATGCAAGACATCTTTTAGTACCAGAATAAAAATAGCCCATGACAAATATGTGCAATTTTTTGGGGGTACAATTTTAACACCATGTCAGCAGCTGAGGTTTTCATGGCAGGAGTTGTGTTGTGCATTTACAATCAgttacatagatataaatatgcaataaaacaaaacaagaaagataaaataaaaaacggaTTAAACAAGATGCTTTAAATGTACATACGATAAAAATTTCTACACGTTTTCAGGAAGGAGCTTTTTAAAAAGCCTTTGAGATCCTACTAAAGGTTGTTGTATACATGCATTAATATTAGAGCAGttcaattatttgtttttaatatgttatgataaaaatattatttaaaattttgtttgacaTTTGCTTCAGCTTTCATAGGTAGCAAGCCTCCACAAGCCTTCATATTCAGggttgccagatatcaagagTTCAAATCCTCCAGTCACAGCTTTTCTTTTCAATGGAAACACATTCTGTCCAGTATCACTTAATTTCACCAATCTGGCTACTATGCATATGCACtttcttttcaaaaataaaaaaagttctaaTTATCtgaaaactaaatataataaatcATGAAAATACATGAAGGAAATTAAATCATGCATGCAAGCTGAAATTCTCTTTATTTGTGCTTACCTGAATGTACAATAATgctaagtaaaaaataaatttctcaCAGGATAATCACGATTATCAGTTTATCCATTATTGTGCGGAACTTGTCAAATAAAAGATGAGTGAAAGATTCCAAACCTCATCGATTCCATTAAATGGCAGCTGATTCCTGATTGGTCAGAAAAAGGAAACCATCCCTCTACCAGCCCATTTCTTCTTAAACAAGACTCCTGCTTGAGCTCTTGATTGGCCCAATCAGGAACATACGGCAACTTTACTTGATCTGGAaaccgaaaaaataaaataaaaattaaggttAGAATCAAAACCTTAAGGTTGTGTTTGTCTGTACATGCACAAAGCACAAAAAAAACCAAGATTATttcaggaaaaaaacaaacacctgaGCAATCCTCATCCTCCATGATGTCATACATGACATTGAGGACACTGCTGACAACATCAGGTAGGTCACTGGAGATGTCTGTGCTGTCCAAGGGAACAACGTGTGTGGGCAGAAACTGGTCTTCCTGAGAAACCAGCGGCCGAAGGACAGTGAGTTGAGCCATACAGGAGGAGAGCACCGACAGCACCCCTGAACACACCACACCTCCTTCACTCACTTCTGCTAGCTGtgtcaagaaagaaaaaatgtattattctacacattttttaactttaaaaaaatgtgaaatcaccCATCATGGACAATTAATTAGTTTTGCTTTTATCTTTGAACAATGTAAACACTTACAGAACACTTGTGAAcacaaagcaaaaaacaaaagacCATGCAATAAATTAAGGACCTACAACCTTATAAGGACCAAAGGCATAGATGTGGAGCGGGTGTCTATATATacaatggggaagtcgtggcctaatggttagtgagtcggactcgcaatcgaaaggttgtgagtttgagtctcgggccgacaggaattgtagatggggggagtgcatgtacagttctctctccaccctcaataccacgacttaggtgcccttgagcaaggcatcgaacccccaactgctccccgggcgccgcagcataaatggctgcccactgctccgggtgtgtgttcacagtgtgtgtgttcactgctctgtgtgtgtgcacttcggatgggttaaatgcagagcacgaattctgagtatgggtcaccatacttggctgaatgtcacgtcacttttcactTCAGGTGTCCATGTATTTTAACTATTACAAAACAGCATTGCATGTGACTGCAATCATATTTCACAGCTGGAATCATCCTATTATTAAACAACATAACATATCAAGTCATTTTACCATGGCAGATCCTCCAGTAGACAGCTGCTTTAAGTGCTGAAAAGCCTCCTGACCCAGTTCAGCATCTGTGCACTGAATTATCCAGCTTTCAGAGGCTGAACATGAGAGGGAGATGGTGTCCAGGTCCTGCAGGACACCTCTGAGAAACACATCCAAAGGAGCTCGCAGAAACCTCTGCCTGCATGATACCGGCTGCAGAGTCACACTACAGGACTGCCTGTTCCCATCtaccacaaaaacacaaaaaaatgacaattacTGATCACTTTGGAGAATATATCTATAAACATGTATTGTACGgacacattatatataaatatatgaattacAAAGcccattatttcagtcttcagtgtcacatgatccttcagaaatcattctaatatattcatttgctgctcaagaaaatgtgtttgtttgagcTGCTTAGTATTTTGTGAAGAATGTGATCCACTACTATTTTAAAGTTCGTAAGATTTACAAACAATACTTTTactaagcaaggatgcattaaattggtcaaaagtgacaaagacatttctaatgttacaaaagatttctttcgaatgcttttatttcaactttctataaaagaatcctgaaaaaaagtcagTTTTTTACAAAAACGAAGCAGTTTTCAACAGCTTAACTGGATGCTCTAatcattttaacattgataataagaaatactgCAGAAATCTTTGCCTTCACAAGAAATAATGAATTACATTgtagaatatattaaaatggagaacaattattttaaattttaatgatatataaaattaaaatcctaACTAGGATTATTTCGCcttgtgtgttttattatttacctGCAATCCAGGAAAGACATCCACCCAAAGGAGGAAAGACTTGTCGGTGCATTCTTTCAGACAACTCAAGGTAGCTATTGGTTGAATCTATAGGAAAGGCATCTATTCCTAAACCCAGTGAAGGGCTTGTATCACAATGCTGGTCCATCACTGGCAAACAAGGAGACAGCATGGGCACCACCCGTCCACCAACCTGCCCAAGAAGCTCTGCCAATGTCTCCATGCCAGTGTAGTCCTTCACCACATGATTAgcctggataaaaaaaaaaaactgtagtcaAAAACACTGATATGAACCCCAATTATACATAGGAACTCTATAAGAGCACCACTTACCTTCAATATACCTGAATCAGCCCAATGAAGCAACACTTTGCGTTGCATAAGCATATCTATCAGACCTTTGGGCAGCACCTGCTCATGTATGTCTCTATGAAGTCTACTGTAATCCCTACGGATGGACAAGTAGTCTTCCAACTCTGCTTTGGACCGTGGACATTCAGACACAACGAAAAGGACATTTTTGTCAATGCTTAACATGTCATAGTCCTGCAGAGGGATATTCCTGCCACTTCGACTCGACCTTCTCGGTCTCAGTGTGACCTTGGTTGGAGATGTTAGATCAGGTCTGTCCCACTGGAAGTCAAGAAGGATCTCTTTCAAAGCATTTTGGACACAACTAGCCGGGCTGGGTTTCAGTTTGTTGGACTTTTCCCGACTTTTGGGCGACTTTCCTTCCACACTGAACTTGACAAGCAGCTCCTCTTCGAAGTCACTGAACACCTTCTCCTGGAGCTCCTTGAAATCAGATCCTCTGGTTATAAGTGTTGCACTTTTCACAGTCCTTGAATGGAAGAATTTATAACCCCATCGCACTTTTTCCAGCCCATACTTGTATCCCAAACCGAGCAGGACTCTTAGTATCCACTGTTTGAGATGGTTTTGATAGGCACTAATCGTGCTGTTGGTTTCGTCTGGTCGATAATCCACATCGATAGCAAAAAACACATTCTGAGAGGCCATAACTGGACTTAAAGAGCTGTCATGCAAAACACTACCTCCTCCAGAGATCAAATGTAACACTTATAGACGTTTAGAACTAAACTAGACAAAGAAAACAAACGCTAAACATGACTTCGCGTCTTTTAAAACGTCAATAAACGCTAAGCAAGAAACATCTCAAGAGCAGCTGCTGGGAACGAACGCACACGTACGCTATTTTTCTCAACACGAGTCATGATTTCTGTCGCCGTTGAGCTAAAACAACACGAAGCAGTTAAAAAAGAATTAAGTCATATAAATGTACAGTTAATGATAACGGAAAGTtataaaaaatagcattttaaaagtaTTGTTTTGTTAAACCTCAGAGTTTCCGTTAGCCATCGCTCTCTTCTCTCCCTGCCTTAAACTCTTCGCGCTTCAGAATTCGATGAATGTCATTGGCTGGAGCGAACGAACTTTAAAAACGTCATTCATTTCTCGTCGTGTGATAGGACCAGAGAGACCCAGCAATAAAGAAATCCAAAGACGTCAATTGCTTCTCTCTCCGTGATTGGTCCACAGTCAGGTCAATAAAAAGAGCTTCTTCTCGTGACTAATATGCAAAGCATAATTCGCGTGTTACTGGCATCTACTGGACACAAGTCAATGTTATatgaacaactttattcaacgtAAGTGTATTTTTTATAAGGAATACCACAGaaaattttgttatatatatatatatatatatatgcttacaaaTCATTGTAATGTATTGTCAGTGTTGTATGGGGTGtcgtttgtaaaataaaatgtgtaagaaAAACTGGTCAGATTTGGTCAGATTTAACTACAAAACAGATATATTTGTGCAAGATTTactaaaaataagcttttttcctcatttttattacttaaaaatatttttaataattgaatttaatatatattttttatttgttactaTATGACTATATTACAATAAAGTGTTctaaattaatctaaattaattttaatctaaatcttcattttaaatataaatgtaaatgttaagtcCAAATCATAATGTTAATCTAATatctaaatgttatatatatatagctaaatatttaaaagtgtaGCTAAATATttggatttaaaataaatatatatatatatatatacacacataatgttttctaaatatatagctaaacttttaaatatttagctatatatatatatatatatatatatatatatatatatatatatatatacatttagatataagATTAACATTTATGATTTGGACTTAAcagttacatttagatttaacatttagatttaaaatgaagatttggatttagataaaacatttagatttaccTTTAATACTTTATtgtaatatagtaaaataacaaatacaaacaaatattacattattaaattcaattataaaaaaatatttaagtaataaaaatattgcattaagcttattattattattattatttttgtaaatcttgcacaaatgtatttgttttgtagtTAAATCGGACCAAATCTGACCAGTTTttcttacagattttattttacaaacagcGCCCCATAgtgttgatattattattattaatcacaattttcactatttttattttttattttttcctacaGCTTTTGAATTGATGCTTTGGTGCTATTGTATGTATAAGAATcacagaaatttattttttaaaacaatgcacATTAGGACTCAAATACAATTTCTTGTTTTAATATGCAACATTAAAGATTTTTGTACTGCTTTGATTTCCAATTCCACAGTTTGTTATTCACATGAAagtaagaataaaatatataactatTAGTAAGAGATATTGACTTCAAGAACAGTGACTTGCTTATTGCTCATGGTCATATTTATAGATTAATAGATAGGTGAGTAAtgccattttagttttttataccATATCACATAAACAGCATTTGAAATGACTTCTTTTAATATACTTTTCTCAGAAATTAGGTCTGCCTTACCCCAACCTCTCAAATGGCTGTAAAATCAGGATGCAGAAACCATGTATGGGTTCATTTGAAGTTCTTATGTTTTTATCTTTGGATGATCGAGACAATTTAGTCTGTTGCCCAGACAGCATTAGTCATTGGGTCTgttaaggaaaaaaacataaaagaggACAAGTTGTGCAGACTAATAGCTCTTTAGCCCAGACatactgtttaaaaaatataaccaAGGAACACACTGCATGCTGCTTTTAGTGTTTCTCCATACACAAGTTCAAAAGTGGAGACAAAACcatctgaacaaaaacacaaactgCCTTTTTGTCTTTAATACAAACAGAAGTACattaagtaatattttgtaataaaacattAAGGATAATTGGGTCATTGGCTCCAGATTatatcattttctttatgcacaaaAATCCTCTTGTAAAGTGACAGTGAAGGGCAGGGTAAAATAGGAAAGATTTTACATCCCATCAATCCATTGGAGAATAGACTTGTTTGCTTTGGCACAAAACTCTCAAACTAGGTTACCTCTGCATCAGTACACAGAATGGAATTGTCAGCAGCATATTAAAAGAAGGCCCAAATAAGTTCCCAGTCATAATCACAGACACAAGATGGTTTTAGATAAACCTTTTCGATTTGAAATTAATTTCAACAGTCTGAAAAATTCTCACAGAAACTCAAAAACCTCTTTGCATGcacaacagaaacagaaaaacagaaaaattaaGTACACCATAAACACCATAAATCACACTCAAAGCACGGATCTATTTGTTTCCCCTGACACATATgacacatatatattaataatttcttGCATGTCATCAATTGCCAACTGCCCTCATTGATGGTTTGAGGTAATGAAACTGTGTAAATAGGTTACCCTCAGCTCATTCAGTATCCTTGATCATTTTAAGACAGATCaatgagagaaacagacaaacacTAGGAGAACAAGGGCAACACAGCGCTTCCAGTTATGTGCCTTTTGGTTCTGACCCAAAGCCCAAAGGGTTCTGCTTCATGGCGTATGAGAATGTAGGTCAGGGTTTCAGCAAACAAATACTTTTGCAGACAGAACCCAGACAGCCTTGAACAGGCAACACTTTCAGTAATGCAAAAGCAGGTGAACGAGCAGGAAAATGAATGTAAAACACTCCTTATTTGTACCATTGTCCCAAAATCTAGCTATGATCGCCTTTTGAGTGCCATGTCGTGAAGATGGATCTCATAGTTGCCAAGAAAAGGGACAAATCCCTAATTTTCCTAAAGTTTTcttatatatttcttatatatttccaatatatttaataaacactGGCCTGTAAACATGAGTCACTGTTTTCCTCTAATGATTCAGTCACATTTCAAGCCCACACACTTGAATTATTTTTGCCATGTCAACAGTGAAATAAACAGTCTTCATAGAATAGGATTATACACATATATTTTGACTTGAGGACACAAAAGAGGATGTGTTGCAAAATACAATTGATTGAATTGTGTTCATTTAATAGACTTGGAAGGAATCTATTAACAGTGACATCATCAGATCTTCTCTCAGCAAGGAATAAGCGATAAGAACAATTTGTTATATAACCAAGAAGAGTGGGGCCAGTCCAAATGCCTGCTGGGAACATGATGTTCCTGTTTTCAAGGCTGTTCTTGTTCACTGCACATTACGCATTGGGCAGCACTCCCGCATTCAGATAAATCTGCAgcgtcatatttatattttaacatttatgaagCACAAAAATTATGTTAGTTCTGAAAAGCCTCTGAAAATAAAGCTTCAGAAATAATGCATATCAATAAAAGGGTGTATTTAGCATTGATGCAATAAGCAAGGCCTAAATGTAAATCGAATGAttaagaaagagagagggaatgGATAGGAggagacaaggcaaggcaaggctgGTGGAAATTAAGTTTGTTTCCACAGTTTCCAAACATCATATTTCTTTGACCTCACTATCACCATGGCAACCACACCACGCAAAGTAGGTTACCGAGACACTTCGCTGCAGAAAGGAGAGATGAACTAGGATATTTCCTCTGAAGGAAAAAACTGTTAAAGATGATTTTATACGTTTAAATATGCTCTCACATGACTTTTATTATGCAGTGAGCTATTCGTAGAAAGATTTATCCACAGTGCTGGGGGTAATGCATTATAAGTAACTAACATGTTTTCATGGCTTCTTGGGCTGAATACATGGCTACAAGGAACCTGCCGTATAAAAGGAGTCAACTTCATCAACAACTTAAATCTTTTCTGTGGCCATAGACAACTTTTTAAAATGGGTTGGCCTCAGCCCATACAAATGGTGCAAGAGTGCTAAAGGACAATATCTATTTCTCCCTCTGTCATCCTTCAGTAGTGTGTGCCAATCCACCCAACCTGGATGGCGCACACACACCTGGACAAAATATGAGTGACGGCAGGACATCATATCAGcttccgagtcatcatgtggttgacacatcccacaaggacactgataacaccacgcaGCAACAACAAGCTCTGCTCATGGACAACATATCCTGCCCTCAGAGCTCaccacagacagactgtgatgtacTACAACAGCTCCAAGAATCAGCATCAAAGGAtggctttctggaaaacagccagggaagccatgACAACATATTTCAGCCACCAGAAACCCCAGAGCCAGAGCCCcgctcaccagacacattatccctctctctAGCATCTCCAGTTCTaagcttctcacagaaaatggaagaACTGGTGTATGCTGGGACCAAACTCTCCTACTCTTTCGCTGCAAGCTCCCAGATATCAGCTAAAAAACAGTGGGCCCCACATCCACTGAAGCCTGTGGCACCAGTTCGCGCTCCTCCTCCTGTGAGAGCTCTCCAGCCACTGCCACAATGCCAGTGCCCAAACCCTCCATCTGctgtagatgaaaaaaaaacaactcatagcagctctcagtgatatgtgtcgggtctcCCGCTATGATAGCAGCAACAGTCACAAATGTTTATAGAACAAGccggaacccagtgtgcctgtagctttttctatttctgttttatCAAGTGATAGATAGTCTAAGGCCTTCTTAAGGCGTACGGCTGACCCATCTAATCTGCAGCCTTTTATgcatagggtgaccatatgcgtagttcatatgggacacgtccctgccaggattttaatattgcctaaaatatccaggttttggctatttgcactgtg is from Carassius carassius chromosome 43, fCarCar2.1, whole genome shotgun sequence and encodes:
- the LOC132125514 gene encoding treslin-like isoform X1 is translated as MASQNVFFAIDVDYRPDETNSTISAYQNHLKQWILRVLLGLGYKYGLEKVRWGYKFFHSRTVKSATLITRGSDFKELQEKVFSDFEEELLVKFSVEGKSPKSREKSNKLKPSPASCVQNALKEILLDFQWDRPDLTSPTKVTLRPRRSSRSGRNIPLQDYDMLSIDKNVLFVVSECPRSKAELEDYLSIRRDYSRLHRDIHEQVLPKGLIDMLMQRKVLLHWADSGILKANHVVKDYTGMETLAELLGQVGGRVVPMLSPCLPVMDQHCDTSPSLGLGIDAFPIDSTNSYLELSERMHRQVFPPLGGCLSWIADGNRQSCSVTLQPVSCRQRFLRAPLDVFLRGVLQDLDTISLSCSASESWIIQCTDAELGQEAFQHLKQLSTGGSAMLAEVSEGGVVCSGVLSVLSSCMAQLTVLRPLVSQEDQFLPTHVVPLDSTDISSDLPDVVSSVLNVMYDIMEDEDCSDQVKLPYVPDWANQELKQESCLRRNGLVEGWFPFSDQSGISCHLMESMRLLHAAPEEREEEYSDTQQEITSSLSELYQSSTTGSSGNLRSKKRGTQCTPVRQKMKTMSRSLQMLNFARLNVKAQKTQGDSSSAGSAKGAEKGGKRCSGDRTKPGLLHFNSEEDLLSHLGLTYQKAVENRSVSVPSQVQDMLSVVKAFIKTNTDVEASFLDSVQNHLLKSCQAIRQLYGNSSDEESKIRECQLQAVLRLELCKQPEQEEDVEVVEERVEDVADMLRIISRSKDAVYLSKFMQDEVLPVFLNSIPKVLADVYHSLGTQLPEALVAVLPSDFFSDESMAKDSVSARPSPFSATQSNVSSVGDHLEELRNRSAKKRRQNMLTRHKSMTEAPQALRQIEMPRKSTRLAKPKLCVPVEQPAVDEPPPKQAVQEVTKVRRNLFNQVAISPSKKSKMPRSQSVSAVEGLKKRKRSHMDDDERRILLTKKVSETPLHKQVSNRFLQRQRTGRRSGESNVCIIEESPIKPTADLRRSPRFKSLTRRHSSVFYSSSQPRSRNLDRAISSSQLCYSEGGFNVSSVRSPVRLLFGATQSPSCLRQTTASFSDQSSKELSLRSGIFENQNKTPQKLRSDPVGSSVGCRTPQSPRTPTRTVGENGMTLRGSPFRSPAAKSLVVDTPKKSPLKGILKTPMKNLLDCVSPNGVWLRSPNGRTPKKSVTWSPSPRKCRVEKPINVPESLVFPKRCSPRLLTPGKNSSPEKRNVFKTPDKVPQRKSKESPETMSRTLEILGKVDPELSQSITRSGKMRRTPSLTCKATKKSGEFASIDSQDYYSRPFSLCASPLKPNRQTPIKSPSLTRRMYTCCGRTPLKESSLLLNKSRDVEGSSPSPHEGQSAAKLSAPLSSGPPRSRIRHQSSSPTSNMGEFPQDNKMIEQNDINHGKAEEASSSDSQQFDCSEFSITTDDESIEISEASVVRTELTGGIKMNIAFSRKPSRSSEVFEFKGKQASPAITMMSRSYGFRQTPDRRQREAEARLGYSSGTPKISTPRTRRSPACGKKSTPQPLTYEVEMEMQASGLPKLKLRRTDSFDSGEAPSSATKGVASHLVHRNMSNVKTPQVDSPLAQCTRHPGCISPSLCSRGTPAKGTPGKGVQTYICQSITPTHYPASSQSPLASPLTPSPQSRGWSTPENLNSWPRKKRARIESCGSKEQVIKGIPLLERPGVLEDPELEGVFCIQGVEELKESLSTPISQRKLGLRSSQIIDHQCSPEGMDCTETVVQDCDAKDPTKSEQSAWMGRKADTPKVKKPVSASGIFALTQSPLLYKKSTVINEATQRNAGSKSELDISPLCQSRRRRTPSRTYSRKKLLD